One genomic region from Amycolatopsis sp. FBCC-B4732 encodes:
- a CDS encoding Crp/Fnr family transcriptional regulator: MVVDDSSVRIMSILDDRQRAALEGLGSPVRFPAGETIFWEGQPSRSVLIIQEGHLKITRKAAGGAEVILGIFGPGEVMGDEGALMDEPRSATVTTITDVSGVDISAEQLFEFVEQQHLWPLMYRTVVQRRRQMSQQVLLAHLDVKGRLADWLLHLAKEVGRHVDDGWVIETTLSQSDLAARIGASRDAVAIELRRFREQKLLSTARRRIVLHDLEALRRLSSDDRWKQG, from the coding sequence ATGGTTGTCGACGACAGTTCGGTCCGGATCATGAGCATCCTGGACGACCGTCAGCGCGCGGCACTCGAAGGGCTGGGTAGCCCAGTCCGCTTCCCGGCCGGAGAGACGATCTTTTGGGAGGGGCAGCCGTCGAGGTCGGTGCTGATCATCCAGGAAGGGCACCTCAAGATCACCCGGAAGGCCGCCGGGGGCGCCGAGGTGATTCTCGGCATTTTCGGACCAGGCGAAGTGATGGGTGACGAAGGTGCCTTGATGGACGAGCCACGTTCGGCGACGGTTACCACCATTACAGACGTCTCAGGGGTCGACATCTCCGCCGAGCAACTCTTCGAGTTCGTCGAGCAACAACACCTCTGGCCGCTGATGTACCGGACAGTCGTGCAGCGTCGACGCCAGATGAGCCAGCAGGTCCTGCTGGCTCATCTGGACGTCAAGGGCCGGCTGGCTGATTGGCTGTTGCATCTGGCGAAAGAGGTCGGCAGGCACGTCGACGACGGCTGGGTCATCGAAACGACGCTGTCGCAGTCGGATCTGGCTGCCCGCATCGGCGCATCACGGGACGCCGTGGCCATCGAGCTGCGGCGGTTCCGCGAACAGAAACTGCTCAGCACAGCGCGGAGGCGCATTGTGCTGCACGATTTGGAGGCCCTGCGGCGGCTCTCCTCGGACGATCGGTGGAAGCAAGGATGA
- a CDS encoding glycosyltransferase family 4 protein, with amino-acid sequence MSDRIPAGRAAKDSFLLICDEWSPTRGGITTFNRMLAIMLAKEGHPTRCLVRRASDRELEDAAARGVELVPAVVTPGGPELLLLPAAIAAAPPDVVVGHDLVSGPAAWTYAKHFFPGAKLVHIMHTPHAQNEPQKRPDAAWTRTEECERQTRRIAADADVVAAVGPLLARRLDGIVGDGFGGTNVVQLDPGMTVPEQHPLRRRNVPVNRTVAVLSRARHLRPKGLDIAAKAIKDVVVPAGTPVPELLIRGAEAGHCDEVRENFVKAYGIARDLLDVRPFTCDPEEVARDFRRAALCLMPSRVEGFGLVGLEAIGYGTPVLLSSKSGVAETLRSHLEVAAEPMIVPVKDDGRDVDRWKDAIQRVFADLPAAFAYVHDVRAKLGGILTWENTARTLIESVVAAGVPVQA; translated from the coding sequence ATGTCGGACAGGATTCCCGCTGGGCGGGCGGCCAAAGACAGCTTCTTGCTGATCTGTGACGAGTGGTCGCCGACCCGGGGCGGGATCACGACCTTCAACCGCATGCTGGCAATCATGCTGGCCAAGGAAGGTCACCCGACCCGCTGTCTTGTCCGCCGGGCTTCGGACCGGGAACTCGAGGACGCCGCCGCTCGTGGCGTCGAGCTAGTGCCCGCGGTGGTCACTCCAGGCGGGCCGGAGCTGCTCCTCTTGCCCGCGGCGATCGCCGCGGCGCCGCCCGATGTCGTCGTCGGGCACGATCTTGTCTCCGGCCCGGCCGCGTGGACCTATGCGAAGCACTTCTTCCCAGGAGCGAAGCTCGTCCACATCATGCACACGCCGCACGCGCAGAACGAGCCGCAGAAGCGGCCCGACGCGGCATGGACTCGAACCGAAGAATGCGAGCGCCAGACCCGACGAATCGCCGCCGACGCCGATGTCGTGGCAGCGGTGGGCCCGCTGCTGGCACGTCGCCTCGATGGGATCGTCGGGGACGGCTTCGGTGGCACGAACGTGGTTCAGCTCGACCCGGGGATGACTGTCCCCGAGCAGCATCCGCTGCGCAGGCGGAACGTGCCGGTGAACCGAACGGTCGCCGTCCTGTCCCGAGCACGCCACTTGCGCCCGAAGGGCCTGGACATCGCGGCGAAGGCGATCAAAGACGTCGTCGTCCCAGCTGGTACCCCCGTCCCCGAACTGCTGATCCGGGGTGCCGAAGCCGGGCATTGCGACGAGGTGCGCGAAAACTTCGTCAAGGCGTATGGCATTGCCCGTGATCTCCTGGACGTTCGGCCGTTCACCTGCGATCCCGAAGAAGTCGCCCGTGACTTCCGGCGTGCAGCGCTCTGCTTGATGCCTTCGCGCGTCGAAGGCTTCGGATTGGTGGGGCTGGAGGCCATCGGATACGGGACACCCGTGCTGCTCAGCAGTAAGAGCGGGGTTGCCGAGACGCTCCGCAGCCACCTCGAGGTGGCTGCGGAACCGATGATCGTGCCAGTCAAGGACGACGGCAGGGACGTCGATCGGTGGAAGGACGCGATTCAACGGGTGTTCGCCGACCTCCCCGCGGCGTTCGCGTACGTCCACGATGTGCGGGCGAAACTCGGCGGGATCCTCACGTGGGAGAACACCGCGCGTACCTTGATCGAGAGCGTTGTGGCTGCGGGTGTTCCGGTGCAGGCCTGA
- a CDS encoding MarR family winged helix-turn-helix transcriptional regulator: MIDLGEDPLKLDRQVCFALSVASRSVIAIYRPLLEPYGLTHPQYLVMLALWERSPRSVKDLGASLRHEPATLSPLLKRLEALGYVTRARSRADERQLTVELTEQGRALRAEAEKIPYKVVETLGMDLPELEALHAALSRVISATA, translated from the coding sequence ATGATCGACCTGGGTGAGGACCCGCTGAAGCTGGACCGGCAGGTGTGTTTCGCGCTGTCGGTGGCTTCGCGCAGCGTGATCGCGATCTACCGGCCGCTGCTCGAGCCGTACGGCCTGACCCACCCGCAGTACCTGGTGATGCTGGCGCTATGGGAACGCTCGCCGCGCTCGGTGAAGGACCTCGGCGCGTCGCTGCGCCACGAGCCCGCGACGCTGTCCCCGCTGCTGAAGCGGCTGGAGGCACTGGGGTACGTGACGCGGGCGCGGAGCCGGGCGGACGAGCGGCAGCTGACCGTCGAGCTGACGGAGCAGGGGCGCGCGTTGCGGGCGGAGGCGGAGAAGATCCCGTACAAGGTCGTCGAGACCCTCGGGATGGACCTGCCGGAGCTGGAGGCGCTGCACGCCGCGCTGAGCCGGGTGATCAGCGCGACCGCCTGA
- a CDS encoding DUF5313 domain-containing protein produces MLRWFGYAVGVRLPARLNDWALHDATSKHWRARYVLQRSVGILPLCAVWLLLPGSIWLRLSLVLMAALVAYFYSCAYMEESVEHRLGRQGFPHNTGRRLRAEAAEEKNAEATARYLARYRTPSEG; encoded by the coding sequence GTGCTCCGCTGGTTCGGCTACGCCGTGGGCGTCCGGCTTCCCGCGCGCCTCAACGACTGGGCCCTGCACGACGCGACGTCGAAGCACTGGCGGGCGCGGTACGTCCTGCAGCGGTCGGTCGGCATCCTGCCGCTGTGCGCGGTGTGGCTGCTGCTGCCCGGCTCGATCTGGCTGCGGCTCTCACTGGTCCTCATGGCCGCGCTCGTCGCGTACTTCTACTCCTGCGCGTACATGGAGGAGAGCGTCGAGCACCGGCTCGGCCGGCAGGGCTTCCCGCACAACACCGGACGCCGCCTGCGCGCCGAAGCCGCCGAGGAGAAGAACGCCGAGGCGACCGCCCGCTACCTCGCGCGCTACCGGACCCCCTCGGAGGGTTAG